One genomic window of Deltaproteobacteria bacterium HGW-Deltaproteobacteria-6 includes the following:
- a CDS encoding endopeptidase La, whose translation MTEEQSYNNQNKTNIIPLLPLRDVVVFPHMIVPLFVGREKSIAALESAMKYEKGIFMVAQKNAKKDDPAEEDIYRVGTIGIIIQLLRLPDGTVKVLVEGKTRGTIQEYLKNDDFFLVKVADIEDVDDDPNDVRKQALMRSIKESFELYLKLSKKVHVEMMGTIAAIEDPSKLADVVVTHLNVKLEDKQKIMEIYNISERLEAIYSLMLSEIEILQVEEKIKRRVKKQMEKTQKDYYLNEQMRAIQKEMGEKDDFKNEIADLEKRLKQKKLSEEATKKVRQEIKKLQMMSPMSAEATVVRNYIDWLLDMPWSEVTENKYTLKESENILDEDHYGLKKVKERIIEYLAVQSLVKKNKGPILCLVGPPGVGKTSIAKSVARATNRKFVRISLGGVRDEAEIRGHRRTYIGAMPGKIIQSLKKAGSNNPVFCLDEVDKLSSDFRGDPSSALLEVLDPEQNVAFNDNYLDVDYNLSDIMFITTANVLQTIPAPLQDRMEVIRIAGYTEQEKLQIATKFLLTKETEANGLVADNIEFTKGAVLRIIREYTREAGVRNLEREIASVCRKVAKEIVSNGARKKIIIGSKSIQKYLGVPKFRHGETEEKNQIGLTTGLAWTEVGGELLAIEASIMEGTGRMVMTGKLGDVMQESVQAALTYIRARAEKFGLPKNFYKKIDIHVHVPEGAIPKDGPSAGIAMATSIASALMKKKVRADMAMTGEITLRGRVLPIGGLKEKILAAHRGNIKMVIIPKDNEKDLTEVPQNVQHALKIVFVDHIDEVLDIAFVNDGDVFNNAAKTDMQVSAQPVN comes from the coding sequence ATGACCGAAGAACAAAGTTATAATAATCAAAATAAAACAAACATCATTCCACTTTTGCCTCTCCGGGATGTCGTTGTCTTTCCGCATATGATTGTGCCCTTATTTGTAGGTCGTGAGAAGTCCATCGCTGCGTTGGAATCCGCCATGAAATATGAAAAAGGGATTTTCATGGTAGCCCAGAAAAACGCGAAAAAAGATGATCCTGCTGAAGAAGACATTTACCGGGTTGGAACGATCGGCATTATTATTCAATTGCTGCGGCTGCCTGATGGAACGGTAAAAGTGCTGGTTGAAGGTAAAACACGCGGTACTATCCAGGAATATCTTAAGAATGATGATTTCTTTCTTGTAAAAGTCGCTGATATTGAAGATGTTGATGATGATCCCAATGATGTCAGAAAACAGGCACTGATGCGCAGCATCAAAGAATCCTTCGAACTCTATTTGAAACTGAGCAAAAAAGTACATGTGGAAATGATGGGAACAATTGCGGCAATTGAAGACCCGTCCAAGCTTGCTGATGTGGTAGTTACACATCTGAATGTGAAGCTGGAAGATAAACAGAAGATCATGGAAATCTATAACATCAGTGAACGGCTGGAAGCTATTTATTCACTGATGCTCTCTGAGATAGAGATTCTGCAGGTTGAAGAAAAAATTAAGCGCCGCGTCAAAAAGCAGATGGAGAAAACTCAGAAGGATTACTATCTGAATGAGCAAATGCGCGCCATTCAGAAAGAAATGGGCGAGAAAGATGATTTCAAGAATGAAATAGCGGATCTTGAAAAGCGTCTCAAGCAAAAGAAACTCTCCGAAGAAGCCACAAAAAAAGTACGCCAGGAAATTAAAAAACTTCAAATGATGTCGCCCATGTCGGCGGAAGCTACCGTTGTTCGAAATTACATCGATTGGCTGTTGGATATGCCATGGTCGGAAGTCACGGAGAATAAGTACACTTTGAAAGAATCGGAAAATATTCTTGATGAAGACCATTATGGCTTGAAAAAGGTTAAGGAACGGATTATTGAATATCTGGCTGTTCAATCCCTGGTTAAAAAAAATAAGGGACCGATTCTTTGTCTGGTTGGACCTCCCGGTGTTGGGAAAACGTCAATCGCCAAATCAGTGGCCCGGGCAACAAATCGAAAGTTTGTTCGCATCTCTCTGGGTGGTGTCCGCGATGAAGCGGAAATCCGTGGTCATCGCAGAACCTATATTGGCGCCATGCCGGGGAAGATCATCCAGTCTCTGAAAAAAGCGGGTTCGAATAATCCCGTCTTCTGTTTGGATGAAGTAGATAAGCTCAGTTCCGATTTTAGAGGCGATCCCTCTTCAGCGCTGCTTGAGGTGCTTGACCCAGAACAGAATGTTGCATTCAATGATAATTATCTGGATGTTGATTATAATTTATCCGATATTATGTTCATCACGACAGCCAACGTACTGCAAACGATACCGGCCCCGTTACAGGACAGAATGGAAGTAATCCGTATTGCCGGTTATACCGAACAGGAAAAACTTCAAATTGCAACAAAATTCCTGCTGACAAAGGAAACGGAAGCTAATGGTCTGGTTGCCGATAATATTGAATTTACGAAAGGCGCCGTGCTGCGCATTATCCGGGAATATACCAGGGAAGCAGGGGTGCGCAATCTGGAGCGGGAGATCGCATCAGTCTGCCGTAAAGTGGCCAAAGAAATAGTCAGTAACGGCGCCAGGAAAAAAATTATCATCGGCTCTAAAAGCATCCAGAAGTATTTAGGCGTTCCAAAATTCCGGCATGGTGAAACAGAAGAGAAGAATCAGATTGGATTGACAACCGGATTAGCCTGGACGGAAGTCGGCGGCGAATTGCTGGCGATTGAAGCATCTATCATGGAAGGAACGGGCCGAATGGTCATGACAGGTAAACTGGGCGACGTTATGCAGGAATCGGTTCAGGCAGCTCTGACCTATATCCGTGCTAGAGCCGAAAAATTTGGTTTGCCGAAAAACTTTTACAAGAAAATAGATATTCACGTCCATGTACCTGAGGGAGCGATTCCCAAAGACGGCCCGTCCGCGGGAATTGCAATGGCTACGTCCATTGCATCAGCCCTTATGAAGAAGAAGGTCCGTGCAGATATGGCAATGACGGGTGAAATAACGTTAAGAGGAAGGGTGTTGCCTATAGGTGGATTAAAAGAAAAGATTCTTGCAGCCCACCGTGGGAATATAAAAATGGTCATTATTCCTAAAGACAATGAAAAGGACCTGACGGAAGTACCGCAAAACGTCCAGCACGCCCTGAAAATCGTTTTTGTCGATCACATTGACGAGGTGCTGGATATCGCATTTGTAAATGATGGCGATGTTTTTAACAATGCTGCAAAAACCGATATGCAGGTTAGCGCCCAGCCTGTGAATTAA
- a CDS encoding radical SAM protein, protein MDYEGMIIRPPSEAHSLLLQVTVGCSHNRCTFCGTYRQKKFKIKSMERIEKDLREAGSYGHIEKLFLCDGDALIIPQPRLEEILFMIKRYLPKQERIGSYANAKSILRKSIDDLKKLSELGLKIIYLGVETGNAELLKNIDKGATREQMVEAAKRIHEAGIELSATVILGVGGIEKSIEHAMDTASLLTDMDPDYVGALTLMLVPQTPLYNDYMSGRFVLPDKIGFIRELHLMIAHSNLTDCYFTSNHASNYLPIKARLPRQKEIILKMIASVIDEKDLSRMRPEYLRGL, encoded by the coding sequence GTGGATTATGAAGGAATGATCATACGCCCGCCCAGTGAGGCGCATAGTTTGCTTTTGCAGGTTACTGTAGGCTGTTCACACAACCGATGCACGTTCTGCGGCACATACCGGCAAAAGAAATTCAAGATAAAATCCATGGAACGGATAGAGAAGGATTTGCGGGAAGCCGGAAGTTACGGCCATATTGAAAAGCTTTTCTTGTGCGACGGAGACGCGCTAATTATACCTCAACCCAGACTGGAAGAAATTCTGTTCATGATAAAACGCTATCTTCCGAAACAGGAACGGATTGGCAGCTATGCTAATGCAAAAAGTATTTTGAGAAAATCGATTGATGATCTAAAAAAACTCAGCGAACTGGGTTTAAAAATTATTTATTTAGGCGTGGAAACGGGTAATGCCGAATTACTCAAGAATATTGACAAAGGTGCAACACGCGAACAAATGGTCGAAGCGGCAAAGCGCATCCATGAAGCAGGTATCGAGCTTTCGGCGACGGTAATTCTTGGTGTAGGCGGCATTGAAAAAAGCATCGAACATGCCATGGATACGGCGAGTCTTCTGACAGACATGGATCCGGATTATGTGGGTGCGTTGACGCTCATGCTCGTGCCCCAAACACCTCTTTACAATGATTACATGTCCGGACGATTTGTTCTCCCGGATAAAATTGGATTTATCCGGGAATTGCATTTGATGATTGCCCACTCTAATCTTACAGACTGCTATTTTACATCCAATCACGCATCCAACTATCTACCGATCAAAGCGCGTTTACCACGGCAGAAAGAAATAATATTAAAAATGATCGCTTCAGTTATTGATGAAAAAGATTTGAGCAGAATGCGGCCTGAGTATTTACGCGGACTATGA
- a CDS encoding HlyC/CorC family transporter → MKKISNVFFWHKQEHIRREIFSILAKGQKSGVLDDASRKMIENILDFTSILVREIMIPRTDIVSISADDTPEEIIRELAKACYTRIPVHRGSIDNIIGILNVKDLLKSWSQNMTTVDILSHLTKPYYIPETKNAHLLFYEFKNNKKHIAIVIDEYGGTSGLITLEDLLEEIVGDIRDEHEENTDGEDIIQTVEGAIIVDGRTEIEKIEEYLNISLERGRYETISGLILNTIRRIPHQGEIFQIEGMNITIENADERTIKKVKIKKMDDDNLNEK, encoded by the coding sequence ATGAAGAAAATTTCTAATGTATTTTTCTGGCACAAACAGGAACATATTCGCCGTGAAATATTTTCGATATTGGCCAAAGGTCAGAAAAGCGGCGTTTTGGATGATGCCTCCAGAAAGATGATCGAAAATATTCTGGATTTTACATCGATCCTGGTACGGGAGATTATGATTCCACGAACGGACATCGTTTCGATCAGTGCGGATGACACGCCGGAAGAAATTATCAGGGAACTTGCCAAAGCCTGTTATACACGAATTCCCGTACATCGGGGGTCGATTGATAATATCATCGGCATATTGAATGTTAAAGACCTGCTCAAATCCTGGTCGCAGAATATGACAACCGTAGATATTCTGTCCCATCTGACAAAGCCCTATTACATTCCGGAAACGAAAAATGCTCATTTATTGTTTTACGAGTTTAAAAACAATAAAAAACATATTGCTATTGTCATCGATGAATATGGCGGTACGTCCGGGCTTATCACCCTTGAGGATTTACTGGAAGAGATTGTCGGTGATATCCGGGATGAACATGAAGAAAATACCGATGGCGAAGACATTATCCAAACTGTTGAGGGGGCCATTATCGTTGACGGCCGCACAGAAATTGAAAAGATTGAGGAATACCTGAATATCAGCCTGGAAAGAGGCAGGTATGAAACGATCAGCGGTCTTATTTTAAATACGATTCGAAGAATCCCGCATCAGGGAGAAATATTTCAAATAGAAGGAATGAATATTACCATCGAAAATGCTGATGAGCGTACTATCAAAAAAGTAAAAATAAAAAAAATGGATGATGATAATTTAAATGAAAAATAA
- the lnt gene encoding apolipoprotein N-acyltransferase, translating into MKNKYSKTIPDPSDKKLNSRSIYFALLSGIFLFLSFPKFGLGFIAWISFVPLFIALRDVSSLRRALFLGWITGLSACTGILYWIAYVIVNYGNLPLYLGVMIMLLLACYLSIYFALFAAGIVYLRKKVPLYLVAPVLWVCLEYAKSKLFTGFPWENLGYSQFSNIFFIQSADIAGVFGISFLIILLNVAFFEIIAQRTKKSFVLATIVLFIWSGVYGYGILRINQINKALKEVPEMDVSLIQGNIDQSIKWNTNFQKETINIYEELSLRRPAANGGLMVWPETAVPFNFQDENELQRQVKELPVKTKSWFIFGSMSYATGTNNTDYFNSAYLLSPQGKINGRYDKVHLVPYGEYVPLRTLFPFISSLAAGIGDFAEGKGFYPLAMGDRKIGVMICYEGILPEAARMYKNAAAELLVNITNDAWFGKTSAPYQHLSMSVFRAVETRLYLVRAANTGISAIVDPTGKIIAQTEIFKKDSIHGRVKFIMLPTFYARYGDLLVGVSFICLAGFFLWSFKGRKRNVS; encoded by the coding sequence ATGAAAAATAAATACTCAAAAACCATACCGGATCCTTCAGACAAGAAACTCAATAGCCGGAGCATTTATTTTGCCTTACTCAGCGGCATTTTTCTTTTTTTATCATTTCCAAAATTCGGATTGGGATTCATAGCCTGGATTTCTTTTGTTCCTCTGTTTATTGCCCTGCGGGATGTCTCATCTTTGCGCAGAGCATTGTTTTTGGGATGGATTACAGGCCTTTCGGCATGTACTGGAATTCTTTACTGGATTGCATATGTCATTGTGAATTACGGCAATCTTCCCCTGTATCTGGGGGTGATGATCATGCTGTTGCTTGCCTGCTATCTAAGCATCTATTTTGCTTTATTTGCCGCAGGAATAGTATATTTACGAAAAAAGGTTCCTCTGTATCTTGTTGCACCGGTCTTATGGGTCTGTCTGGAATATGCAAAGTCAAAGTTGTTTACCGGATTCCCTTGGGAAAATCTGGGTTATTCACAGTTTAGTAATATATTTTTCATTCAGAGTGCAGATATTGCGGGTGTATTTGGAATTTCATTTCTGATTATTCTTTTAAATGTCGCATTTTTTGAAATCATTGCACAAAGAACAAAAAAGTCTTTCGTCCTTGCCACGATTGTGTTGTTTATATGGTCGGGTGTTTATGGATATGGTATCTTGAGGATAAATCAGATCAACAAAGCTTTAAAAGAGGTTCCTGAAATGGATGTATCCCTGATTCAGGGAAACATCGATCAATCGATCAAATGGAATACGAATTTTCAAAAAGAAACCATCAATATTTACGAGGAACTGTCTTTACGTCGTCCTGCGGCCAATGGGGGCTTGATGGTCTGGCCGGAAACAGCCGTGCCTTTTAACTTTCAGGATGAAAACGAATTGCAGCGTCAGGTAAAGGAGCTGCCGGTTAAAACAAAAAGCTGGTTCATCTTCGGTTCTATGAGCTATGCGACGGGAACCAATAATACCGATTATTTCAACAGTGCCTATTTGCTTTCTCCACAAGGCAAGATTAATGGTAGATATGACAAGGTACATCTCGTCCCTTACGGAGAATATGTGCCGCTAAGGACGTTGTTCCCCTTTATCAGCAGCCTTGCTGCGGGAATCGGTGATTTTGCCGAGGGAAAAGGTTTTTATCCTTTGGCCATGGGTGACAGAAAAATTGGTGTGATGATCTGTTACGAAGGCATTTTGCCGGAAGCAGCCAGAATGTATAAGAATGCTGCCGCCGAATTACTGGTAAATATTACCAATGATGCCTGGTTTGGAAAAACATCGGCCCCCTATCAACACCTGTCCATGTCTGTTTTCAGAGCAGTGGAAACACGGCTCTATCTTGTACGCGCCGCGAATACCGGCATCTCTGCAATAGTTGATCCGACCGGAAAGATTATTGCACAAACCGAAATATTTAAAAAAGACTCGATTCATGGTCGCGTTAAGTTTATTATGTTGCCGACTTTTTACGCGAGATATGGCGATTTACTGGTGGGGGTCAGTTTTATATGTCTGGCCGGTTTTTTCTTATGGAGTTTTAAGGGGAGGAAAAGAAATGTCAGTTGA
- a CDS encoding peptide chain release factor 2 — protein MSENVFDVDELELKVKDLEILSTKKDFWDDQEKARSILQKKTKLSDSLSHWKRFQRQITDSENLWIIASEEKDEQVLNDLASELEQLSSDVKLEELKMMLASEQDPMNAIISIHAGAGGTEAQDWAEMLLRMYLRWAEKRNYKTNIIDYLPGDEAGVKSVSFTLEGEYAYGYAKAEIGIHRLVRISPFDAGARRHTSFASVFVYPEVDDEIKIEINEDDLRIDTFRSGGKGGQHVNKTDSAVRITHLPTGIVVQCQNERSQHKNKAMAMKYLKSRLYERELEQKNEKLDEENKLKKDIAWGSQIRSYVLHPYKMVKDHRTNLETGNTQKVLDGDIDDFIQAYLMFIGNRGSNPPGIGQINK, from the coding sequence ATGTCGGAGAATGTCTTTGACGTCGACGAACTGGAATTAAAAGTTAAAGATCTGGAAATTTTATCCACGAAAAAAGATTTCTGGGATGATCAGGAGAAAGCCCGATCCATCCTGCAGAAAAAAACGAAATTATCCGACTCGCTTTCGCACTGGAAAAGATTTCAACGCCAGATAACGGATTCTGAAAACTTATGGATTATTGCCTCTGAAGAAAAAGACGAACAGGTTCTGAACGATCTCGCTTCTGAGCTGGAGCAGTTGTCTTCCGATGTTAAGCTAGAAGAACTCAAAATGATGCTCGCAAGCGAGCAGGACCCGATGAATGCAATTATATCGATTCATGCCGGTGCGGGCGGAACGGAAGCACAGGACTGGGCGGAAATGCTGCTTCGCATGTATCTGCGCTGGGCTGAAAAAAGAAATTACAAAACAAATATTATTGATTATTTGCCCGGGGATGAAGCCGGCGTCAAAAGCGTATCTTTCACACTGGAAGGCGAATATGCCTATGGTTATGCAAAGGCTGAAATCGGGATTCATCGACTGGTCCGTATTTCACCATTTGATGCGGGAGCCAGACGTCATACCTCCTTTGCTTCCGTATTTGTATATCCTGAAGTCGATGATGAAATAAAAATAGAGATCAATGAAGATGATCTGAGAATTGATACCTTCCGATCGGGAGGCAAAGGCGGACAGCATGTCAATAAAACGGATTCTGCTGTCAGAATTACCCATTTGCCGACAGGTATTGTCGTTCAGTGTCAGAATGAAAGATCTCAACATAAGAATAAAGCAATGGCCATGAAATATCTAAAATCCAGGCTCTATGAAAGAGAGCTCGAACAGAAGAATGAAAAGCTCGACGAAGAAAATAAACTGAAAAAAGATATCGCCTGGGGCAGTCAGATTCGTTCCTATGTTTTACATCCATACAAAATGGTTAAAGATCATCGGACGAATCTGGAAACCGGCAATACTCAGAAAGTACTGGACGGAGATATCGATGATTTTATCCAAGCTTACCTCATGTTTATCGGGAATCGGGGATCGAATCCACCCGGTATCGGCCAGATAAATAAATAA
- a CDS encoding lytic transglycosylase, giving the protein MLKCKKYIPYICLILCLNVAILLLTGFRVQAEIDHLNDIHMSNKIAANNQNLILSQMTVNSDKDNLSDDSKEDSAAEDVKAGVEEEQDLMENALELLEMADNYWKNGDIENTLNQLDKAYALLLDTNGDVEIARQKDDLRLLISRRILAVYSSQQTRTNGKASEIPLSMNADIEKEIRSFQGPEREFFISSYHRSGMYKEIIVAELKKAGVPEELFWLPLVESGFKVSAYSRARALGLWQFIPSTGYKFGLTRDEWVDERMDVLKSTHAAIAYLKELHSMFGDWMTVLASYNCGEGRVLRVISRQHINYFDRFWDLYSKLPNETARYVPRFLATLHIIKNPGKYGFDLKPTADSLINYESVKINKMMKLSDLASKMEVSEDVINILNAELRYRTTPNHEYTIKIPKDSIQKFNLVYNDIPETERPMFSYRSKSSGSRSSYIRHRVRPGETVASIAKRYRVSSQSIFQSNRINKQKRLAKGRIIRIPIDGVETASVKQKPAGSGKNTAARKTSGSTQAQTYKVKKGDSLLSIANKFHIPVAKLKKMNNLKTNSIQAGRKLKISHEDVSDNSEGQQIKDNNLVKSAGKQNVVGKTLTDKDVAQLGTNKHIVTKGESLSIISKKYKIEMAKLVQMNNLSDNNSITPGQVLIVK; this is encoded by the coding sequence ATGCTGAAATGTAAAAAATATATTCCATATATCTGCCTTATACTCTGCTTGAATGTTGCCATTTTACTGTTGACCGGCTTTCGGGTTCAAGCCGAGATTGATCATCTGAATGACATCCACATGAGTAACAAGATAGCAGCTAATAACCAAAATCTCATTTTGTCGCAAATGACGGTTAATTCTGACAAGGACAATCTATCGGATGATTCAAAAGAAGATTCAGCCGCTGAAGATGTTAAAGCAGGAGTTGAAGAAGAGCAGGATCTGATGGAAAATGCCCTTGAATTACTCGAAATGGCTGACAACTACTGGAAAAACGGTGATATCGAAAATACCTTAAATCAACTGGATAAAGCCTATGCTTTACTTCTGGACACGAATGGCGATGTGGAAATTGCCAGACAGAAGGATGATCTACGCCTCTTGATTTCCCGGCGTATCCTGGCAGTTTATTCATCTCAGCAGACGCGTACAAATGGTAAAGCCAGTGAGATCCCTCTTTCAATGAATGCCGATATTGAAAAAGAGATTCGTTCATTCCAGGGCCCGGAAAGGGAATTCTTTATATCTTCATATCATCGATCCGGAATGTACAAGGAAATTATTGTCGCTGAATTAAAAAAAGCAGGTGTGCCTGAAGAACTTTTCTGGCTGCCTCTGGTAGAGAGCGGTTTTAAAGTGAGCGCTTATTCCCGCGCCAGGGCTCTTGGTTTGTGGCAGTTTATCCCCTCAACAGGTTATAAATTCGGTTTGACACGTGATGAATGGGTAGACGAGCGCATGGATGTTTTAAAGTCCACTCATGCTGCCATTGCTTATTTAAAAGAACTTCACTCCATGTTTGGTGATTGGATGACTGTTCTGGCATCTTATAACTGCGGTGAGGGTAGGGTGTTGCGAGTTATATCCAGACAACATATAAATTATTTTGACCGTTTCTGGGATCTGTATTCTAAATTACCCAATGAAACGGCTCGTTATGTTCCGCGCTTTCTTGCAACGTTACACATTATTAAAAATCCCGGCAAGTATGGATTTGACTTAAAACCAACAGCAGATTCTTTGATAAATTATGAATCGGTCAAAATCAACAAAATGATGAAGCTGTCGGATTTAGCATCCAAAATGGAAGTGTCCGAAGACGTTATTAACATACTCAACGCTGAACTCAGATACAGAACAACGCCTAATCATGAATATACCATCAAAATTCCCAAAGACTCCATCCAGAAGTTTAATTTGGTTTATAACGATATTCCGGAAACGGAAAGGCCGATGTTCAGTTACAGAAGCAAAAGCAGTGGCAGCCGTTCCTCTTATATCAGACATCGCGTTCGGCCTGGTGAAACAGTGGCGTCTATAGCGAAAAGATACCGGGTGTCCTCTCAATCGATATTTCAGTCCAATCGCATCAATAAGCAGAAGAGATTGGCAAAAGGTAGAATTATTCGAATCCCGATTGACGGCGTAGAAACAGCAAGCGTAAAGCAAAAACCTGCCGGCAGTGGTAAAAATACTGCAGCTCGTAAAACGTCCGGTTCAACCCAGGCGCAAACATACAAAGTGAAAAAGGGCGATTCTCTGCTCAGTATCGCTAACAAATTTCATATCCCCGTGGCCAAACTCAAAAAAATGAATAATTTAAAAACAAATTCCATTCAGGCAGGACGGAAACTGAAAATATCACATGAGGATGTCAGTGATAATAGCGAAGGACAACAGATAAAGGACAATAATTTAGTAAAGTCCGCGGGAAAACAGAATGTTGTCGGTAAAACGTTGACGGATAAAGATGTCGCTCAGTTGGGTACCAACAAGCATATTGTTACCAAAGGCGAAAGCCTGTCCATTATTTCCAAAAAATACAAAATTGAAATGGCGAAATTAGTACAGATGAATAATCTGTCCGATAATAATTCAATTACACCGGGACAGGTTCTTATTGTTAAATAG
- the ybeY gene encoding rRNA maturation RNase YbeY: protein MKIQIDNQQKQIKIDKRKIRSEVTKLMNLLDCANKEISITFVDDAAIQIINKIYLSKDRPTNVISFSLQEGEFGGINPELLGDVVISVDTASRDAKKGHLTFDEEILFLIIHGLLHLLGYNHVNTSKANALKMKRKENELFQLLTKSDDV, encoded by the coding sequence ATGAAAATACAAATCGATAATCAACAGAAGCAAATTAAAATCGATAAACGGAAAATCCGCTCTGAAGTGACTAAACTCATGAATCTGTTGGATTGCGCGAATAAGGAAATCAGCATTACTTTTGTCGATGACGCGGCTATTCAGATCATCAATAAGATATACTTATCAAAAGACCGACCCACCAATGTTATTTCCTTTTCTCTTCAAGAAGGTGAATTCGGCGGCATCAATCCTGAACTGCTGGGGGATGTCGTTATTTCCGTTGACACTGCAAGCCGGGATGCGAAGAAGGGCCATCTCACCTTTGATGAAGAGATCCTGTTCCTGATCATCCATGGGCTTTTGCATCTCTTAGGCTATAACCACGTCAATACGTCTAAGGCTAATGCTCTTAAAATGAAAAGAAAAGAAAATGAACTTTTTCAATTATTAACAAAATCTGATGATGTCTAG
- a CDS encoding phosphate starvation-inducible protein PhoH, translating into MIKATKNIRVEKVSFADQNLLKNLCGEHDKHLRLLEKLEPVKVKPWGNHLSITGDEAAVLKITLLIKQLYAIMEKGWHIHFSDIDYAHRILTEDIHFDLSRVFLDTVFISSKKRIITPKSIAQRHYIDSMRTADMVLAIGPAGTGKTYLAMAMAVSHLLEKKVQRIILTRPAVEAGERLGFLPGDLAEKVNPYLRPLYDALYDMVDMEKASALINKGLIEVAPLAFMRGRTLNDSFIILDEAQNTTSEQMKMFLTRLGFNSKAVVTGDITQIDLPTEKSSGLIEAEKILKKIEAIRIVHFSQVDVVRHPLVADVISAYAFWDNEKKSGKK; encoded by the coding sequence TTGATTAAAGCAACCAAAAACATTCGGGTAGAGAAAGTATCCTTCGCCGATCAGAATTTATTGAAGAATCTCTGCGGCGAACATGACAAGCATTTAAGGCTCCTCGAAAAGCTTGAACCGGTCAAAGTTAAGCCCTGGGGTAATCATCTTTCCATCACAGGCGATGAAGCAGCCGTACTCAAGATTACGCTTCTCATCAAACAGCTTTATGCAATCATGGAGAAAGGCTGGCATATTCATTTTTCCGATATTGATTATGCTCATCGAATACTAACGGAAGATATCCATTTTGATTTATCTCGCGTCTTTCTGGATACGGTATTTATATCATCCAAAAAGCGCATTATCACACCCAAAAGTATTGCCCAGCGTCATTACATCGATTCCATGAGAACAGCCGATATGGTGCTGGCTATCGGCCCCGCCGGCACCGGTAAAACCTACCTGGCTATGGCGATGGCCGTATCGCACTTGCTGGAAAAGAAAGTGCAGCGAATTATTCTTACACGACCCGCCGTTGAAGCAGGCGAGCGTTTGGGTTTTCTGCCGGGTGACCTGGCTGAAAAAGTTAATCCGTATTTACGACCTTTGTATGACGCGCTCTATGACATGGTGGATATGGAAAAAGCGAGCGCCCTGATTAATAAAGGATTGATCGAGGTCGCACCACTGGCGTTCATGCGCGGCCGGACGCTCAATGATTCATTTATCATCTTAGATGAAGCCCAGAACACCACGTCTGAACAAATGAAAATGTTTTTAACACGTCTGGGGTTTAATTCAAAAGCTGTTGTGACAGGTGACATCACGCAAATTGATCTGCCGACAGAAAAATCATCCGGTTTAATCGAAGCTGAAAAAATCCTGAAAAAAATAGAGGCGATCCGTATTGTGCATTTTTCACAGGTGGACGTTGTCCGACACCCCCTCGTTGCTGACGTTATTTCCGCTTATGCTTTCTGGGACAATGAAAAAAAATCGGGTAAAAAGTAA